TGATAACTAGCGCCATGTCTCGCACGGAAGCAACCTCTTCCTTCGTAGCCCCATTATTAAGAGCTCCCTTCAAATGCCCCTTCAGTTGAGGATTGACGTCTTGAGGAATCAGACATGCGACTATGACAAAACTGGTCTCTTTGGGGGTGAGAATGCTGGTATATGAGAGTAATGGACCATAGACGTGGTTGATGGCGTAGTACTCCAAATCTGGATAGGCAGTGGCCATCTGTCCTGAAACTCTCTTGGCTATTTTTCCATACACATGGTCAAACATGGCACGTCCACGACCCTCGGCTTCTTCACGAGAGGGCTTATCTCGCTGTAATACAGGCTCACGGAGATCAGTCGGAGTGACATTCTTCAACTGGGTCAAAGAGTTGATTGATTTGGGTAACCCGCCTAACGCAGCTCCTTTCATTAGCGACTCCCGCATTTTGCGTGTCATTTTTAACTGTCCATTACGATCATTGGCCAATTTTTCCATCATATACTCATAGATTTTAGGAATCTCATCTGGCTCGTTGCACACACTAAaggtagtagcagcaatatAATACCAGGAATTCTCCAGAAGTGGAGTAGCTGCCAACTGGGCTAGTCTTGCTGGTGTAAGGATCcccattattatttaatgtCACTCTCTCTACGACCAAAAATAACTCGTAAGAAAGACAGAATTGGCGGAAATTGTCAACATTAATACTTCCCCACCATTCGGTCTAAAAGATAAGCGAGATCGGCAAGATCTCGGTAGCTATTAAAATCACGTGCCgaatatataaattaaatagaTAGATATGAGTACgatttatatatacagacTGCAAGCTAGActtggaaaaaaaaaacttgtCCAGCACTTTGGGATCTTATAGTATGCTCAATTAAGTAAAAAACAAATGTATTTTTGGGAAGCTTTTATGTTTTCTATATAAAAACTTAAGCAACAGGCTCGAcgggagcagcagcctcagcgggttgctcctcagcgacaggagcaggagctcTGGGAGTGTAGTCAATGACATTGGGCTcggcaacagcagcctccTCCTTAGGGGGGTGGATGTTGACGAAATCGGGAAGAGAAGACTTGGGAGTACCAGGcttggcaccagcagcagggtctCTCATGATCTTAACCTTGATACCAAGAACACCTTGTCTAAGCAAAACGTGACGAGTAGCAGTATCAATGAAGTCAACAACGGGTTGACCAGAGTGGATCATGAAACCATCTTGGAACTTCATGGCCTTGGCACGAGCAGCACGGAGCTTACCAGAGATAACAACCTCAACACCCTTGGCACCAGACTCCATGACGTAACGGACAACACCGTAAGCAGCACGACGGATGGCAAGACCGTTAAGAAGCTTGTAACGAAGAGACTCACATTGAGCGACAGCAGAGAGACCACGTTGTTGGACACGCTCAGCGTAGATGGCAACAGAACCATCTTGGAGTCTGAATCTCTTTTGGACAAGAGAAGTCAATTCACGGATACGACGACCGTTCTCACCAAGAACGTTTTGGGTGTGAGTGGCTCTGACGACAATTTCAGTCTTGGTAGGGGTGGTTCTGACTTCGACACCAGAGTATCCCTCCTCAGCGAGCTCACGGGTGAAGAACTCGTTAAGTTCGGCATAGAGAACACCGTCAGCGACGTGCTTACGCTTTTGGGAGATGTTAACTTGAGGCATTTTGTGTTGTATAATTTGTCGACTACCAAAAAGTGAAGTTGGAGATATTTCGATATCTGCAGTTACTTTTGCCCTGTTCACAATCGTGAAGTAGAATGTGCGGCTGATACTTGAGTGAAAATTCACTTTGTTTCGTGACTGTAAATTACCTATTAAGGAAATATAGCTTTTTATGCATAGCTGGATGTACAACTAGTGAGAGCGAGAGATGATAGCTGGATAGTGTCAGATATATTTCGACCAGATTTTTTGGTAATTTCTCTCTCAATGTGTAGGTATCGCTCTCATTTAACCACATTTTTAATTGAGAGTGGATTCCTTTTTTCCAAAATGGTAAGATAAATGAATTGAACTTCTCCATTTCAACAGTGGGCTAGGGCATGCGCGAAAGGGAATTCTTCAAACCGTGAAATTCAACTACGCATGAAACCATGCATTTATGTATGCAAGATCGATGAGCTTAATTTAGTATGGAAGTTATCTCTACAAGCTGTCAAAGTAAGCTGTAAAGGTGCTACTAACCCAAGAACTTTCAAGCGAATAGACACCCACCTTACCGTAATAGCTTTCGGCAAAGCGGCGAATCGGATCAGAGGGTGGGAACCAAACTTAGCGGTACGAGAAAATGACTCCTATTGTCCAATTACACTCACAGAGAGGGCTAATCACACTCTATTCGACTGACCAAGCAGATGTAATTTCAACACAAACGTAggatttatatttatattctaGTTTAAATTGTCCAGTCTCTTCTGATAGATCAGAAAAGCAACCCACAAACAAAACTATAGTGAATCAGTTGGTATGCATCAAAGTCACGTGTGCACATTTAGACTTCTAAGGAACGAGGTTTCAAATGTTCCAGATTATcaattatcaaaaataacTTGTAATAACTTGTAAGGAGTTTGGAACAATGGCTTCGCAACCTGATGCCCACGACTTCCTAGGAGGTAATGGCAGTAAGTCTGAAGAGGTAAACATAACTCAAGGGGATAAAATTCATGGGAGtccaaataataatgaagTTTCTAGCAGATCAGGCCGTTATAGTAACAGAGACTACGGCGATGATGACAGGGATGATTTCAGAGACAAGTCTAAGAAAGAACGTGATTCACAAGATGATTACGGTAAAGATGATTTCAAAAGCTCAAAGAGAGATTTGAGAGCAAGAAGAGGTAGGTCTTATTCTCGTACGAGATCACGTTCGGTGTCTAGGTCGGAGTCAGACTCAAGGTCAAGATCGAGGTCCAGATCTAGATCATATTCGCGCTCTCCTTCTAGGTCACGGTCTAGATCAAGAAAATATTCTCGAAACTCAAGGAAGAGACGTCGTCGACAACGATCGGTGTCAAAATCACCATATAGTTCTAGATCCCGGTCACGATCAAGATCCAGATCACGATCAAGGTCAAGGTCAAGGTCCTATTCTCGGTCCCCTTCTCGTTCTCGTTCTCGTTCCAGGGATTTAGGAAGTAATAATAGAGACTACCGACGTTCACGTGAGGGAAGGTTCAATAGCGGTAGAAATCGTGATAACTTTAGGAGGGGTGGTAAATACAGAGATTGGCATGACAGAGATCGTAGAAAAGGACGTTACGACAGTGGCGAATATTCTGGAAGAGGCAGATATGAGCGTCAACCAACCTCATTTGCTGACAGGGATAGACGAACAGTATTTGTTCAACAACTAGCAGTCCGTCTTAAGACCTACCAACTGATCGACTTTTTTGAAGATAATGATGTTGGAAGGGTTGTTGAAGCTTCCATTGTCAAAGACAAAGTAACCGGTAGACCCAAGGGAATTGCCTATGTAGAGTTCAGAGAACAAGAGTCTGTTCAAAAGGCTATTGCTTTGACCGGACAAAAGTTACTTGGAATTCCCATAATTGTCCAACTAACGGAATCCGAGAAAAACAGACTACTTGCAAAATCAAGATCTGAGGCAACTCCTCTGACTGAGGACGAGAAGAgggaaagaagaaagatcTCCATCTCTAACATAAAATATTCTGTTGGCGAAGAGCAATTAAGAGCACTCTTCTCTCCGTTGGGAGAAATTGAATCTATTGCCATTCAAAGAGATGAAGCAGGCAGCTCCAAGGGATATGCATATCTCTGGTTCCGTGACGATGTTAATGTGCAAAAGGCAGTTAAGGAAAGAAACGAATA
This is a stretch of genomic DNA from Sugiyamaella lignohabitans strain CBS 10342 chromosome C, complete sequence. It encodes these proteins:
- the RPS3 gene encoding ribosomal 40S subunit protein S3 (Protein component of the small (40S) ribosomal subunit; has apurinic/apyrimidinic (AP) endonuclease activity; essential for viability; homologous to mammalian ribosomal protein S3 and bacterial S3; GO_component: GO:0030686 - 90S preribosome [Evidence IDA] [PMID 12150911]; GO_component: GO:0005737 - cytoplasm [Evidence IEA,IEA]; GO_component: GO:0022627 - cytosolic small ribosomal subunit [Evidence IDA] [PMID 18782943]; GO_component: GO:0022627 - cytosolic small ribosomal subunit [Evidence IDA] [PMID 3533916]; GO_component: GO:0022627 - cytosolic small ribosomal subunit [Evidence IDA] [PMID 385049]; GO_component: GO:0005622 - intracellular [Evidence IEA]; GO_component: GO:0030688 - preribosome, small subunit precursor [Evidence IDA] [PMID 16738661]; GO_component: GO:0030529 - ribonucleoprotein complex [Evidence IEA]; GO_component: GO:0005840 - ribosome [Evidence IEA,IEA]; GO_component: GO:0015935 - small ribosomal subunit [Evidence IEA]; GO_function: GO:0003906 - DNA-(apurinic or apyrimidinic site) lyase activity [Evidence IDA] [PMID 11561734]; GO_function: GO:0003723 - RNA binding [Evidence IEA,IEA]; GO_function: GO:0003735 - structural constituent of ribosome [Evidence IEA]; GO_function: GO:0003735 - structural constituent of ribosome [Evidence IDA] [PMID 18782943]; GO_process: GO:0002181 - cytoplasmic translation [Evidence IC] [PMID 18782943]; GO_process: GO:0002181 - cytoplasmic translation [Evidence IC] [PMID 3533916]; GO_process: GO:0002181 - cytoplasmic translation [Evidence IC] [PMID 385049]; GO_process: GO:0006407 - rRNA export from nucleus [Evidence IMP] [PMID 16246728]; GO_process: GO:0000056 - ribosomal small subunit export from nucleus [Evidence IGI] [PMID 22570489]; GO_process: GO:0006412 - translation [Evidence IEA]), whose translation is MPQVNISQKRKHVADGVLYAELNEFFTRELAEEGYSGVEVRTTPTKTEIVVRATHTQNVLGENGRRIRELTSLVQKRFRLQDGSVAIYAERVQQRGLSAVAQCESLRYKLLNGLAIRRAAYGVVRYVMESGAKGVEVVISGKLRAARAKAMKFQDGFMIHSGQPVVDFIDTATRHVLLRQGVLGIKVKIMRDPAAGAKPGTPKSSLPDFVNIHPPKEEAAVAEPNVIDYTPRAPAPVAEEQPAEAAAPVEPVA
- the PAB1 gene encoding polyadenylate-binding protein (Poly(A) binding protein; part of the 3'-end RNA-processing complex, mediates interactions between the 5' cap structure and the 3' mRNA poly(A) tail, involved in control of poly(A) tail length, interacts with translation factor eIF-4G; GO_component: GO:0005737 - cytoplasm [Evidence IEA,IEA]; GO_component: GO:0005737 - cytoplasm [Evidence IDA] [PMID 11914276]; GO_component: GO:0005737 - cytoplasm [Evidence IDA] [PMID 15630021]; GO_component: GO:0005737 - cytoplasm [Evidence IDA] [PMID 15769879]; GO_component: GO:0010494 - cytoplasmic stress granule [Evidence IDA] [PMID 17908917]; GO_component: GO:0010494 - cytoplasmic stress granule [Evidence IDA] [PMID 18981231]; GO_component: GO:0010494 - cytoplasmic stress granule [Evidence IDA] [PMID 19470581]; GO_component: GO:0005634 - nucleus [Evidence IEA,IEA]; GO_component: GO:0005634 - nucleus [Evidence IDA] [PMID 11914276]; GO_component: GO:0005634 - nucleus [Evidence IDA] [PMID 15630021]; GO_component: GO:0005634 - nucleus [Evidence IDA] [PMID 15769879]; GO_component: GO:0005840 - ribosome [Evidence IDA] [PMID 8631901]; GO_function: GO:0003723 - RNA binding [Evidence IEA,IEA]; GO_function: GO:0003729 - mRNA binding [Evidence IDA] [PMID 23222640]; GO_function: GO:0003676 - nucleic acid binding [Evidence IEA]; GO_function: GO:0000166 - nucleotide binding [Evidence IEA]; GO_function: GO:0008143 - poly(A) binding [Evidence IDA,IMP] [PMID 9193001]; GO_function: GO:0008428 - ribonuclease inhibitor activity [Evidence IDA] [PMID 11889048]; GO_process: GO:0006397 - mRNA processing [Evidence IEA]; GO_process: GO:0051028 - mRNA transport [Evidence IEA]; GO_process: GO:0060211 - regulation of nuclear-transcribed mRNA poly(A) tail shortening [Evidence IDA,IMP] [PMID 17766253]; GO_process: GO:0006417 - regulation of translation [Evidence IEA]; GO_process: GO:0006446 - regulation of translational initiation [Evidence IDA,IMP] [PMID 10357826]; GO_process: GO:0006810 - transport [Evidence IEA]) gives rise to the protein MASQPDAHDFLGGNGSKSEEVNITQGDKIHGSPNNNEVSSRSGRYSNRDYGDDDRDDFRDKSKKERDSQDDYGKDDFKSSKRDLRARRGRSYSRTRSRSVSRSESDSRSRSRSRSRSYSRSPSRSRSRSRKYSRNSRKRRRRQRSVSKSPYSSRSRSRSRSRSRSRSRSRSYSRSPSRSRSRSRDLGSNNRDYRRSREGRFNSGRNRDNFRRGGKYRDWHDRDRRKGRYDSGEYSGRGRYERQPTSFADRDRRTVFVQQLAVRLKTYQLIDFFEDNDVGRVVEASIVKDKVTGRPKGIAYVEFREQESVQKAIALTGQKLLGIPIIVQLTESEKNRLLAKSRSEATPLTEDEKRERRKISISNIKYSVGEEQLRALFSPLGEIESIAIQRDEAGSSKGYAYLWFRDDVNVQKAVKERNEYNLLGRPMRVTGPEIPLHTNVESSTSEDFVEPRYRAKKSLDDAEVGGVTMTNNSRVSLMKKLMREEDTEVDTSPVKEPEPVKILAASRCILLKNMFDPKE